In one Bacteroidota bacterium genomic region, the following are encoded:
- a CDS encoding polysaccharide deacetylase family protein: MVQTTVLIYSEKSSPRLKFILNILIKDYLGLDFSITQNPVLFEQHNSVKINYSSQKFVKESIKIIPSGLLFEYGVKDHHIEVHNHEVYKRIFFKNSGQIPFDILSAAFWLLSRYEEYLPFKQDKYNRFDVKSSLAFQYDFIQFPLVNEWFAQIKNLISQSYPGIEFKQHHFSFLSTVDIDNAYKFKFKGIMRSLGGFLKSLSKFSFSEILERSKVVMNKMVDPFDSYSFLLEVQKKYNIKVMYFFLLGDYGVNDKNHPANNKDFQVLIKHLADYAKIGIHPSYRSNNNLNQLKIEINRLANITHRDIKNSRQHFSMISFPETYQALLQAGIANDYSMGYGNYNGFRASYCMPYVWYDLDSEEETNLTIHPFCIVETTLKFTNKADVSTAMNYVKPIIDEVKKHQGELVTIIHNDTMGSVDEWKGWTTVYEDIIKAAVGKD, encoded by the coding sequence ATGGTGCAAACAACCGTGCTCATATATTCTGAGAAGAGTAGTCCGCGTTTAAAATTTATCCTCAATATTTTAATAAAGGATTATTTGGGATTGGATTTTTCCATCACGCAAAACCCGGTATTGTTTGAGCAACATAATTCGGTAAAGATTAATTACTCTTCACAGAAGTTTGTAAAGGAAAGTATTAAAATAATTCCATCCGGTTTATTATTTGAGTACGGGGTAAAAGATCATCACATCGAAGTTCATAATCACGAAGTATATAAACGGATTTTTTTTAAAAATTCCGGACAAATACCATTTGATATATTATCAGCGGCCTTTTGGTTATTGAGCCGCTACGAGGAGTATTTACCTTTTAAACAAGATAAATACAATCGTTTCGATGTGAAAAGCAGTTTGGCGTTTCAGTATGATTTCATTCAGTTTCCATTGGTAAACGAATGGTTTGCGCAAATAAAAAACTTAATCTCTCAAAGTTATCCGGGAATAGAATTCAAGCAGCATCATTTTAGTTTTTTATCTACAGTTGATATTGATAACGCATATAAGTTTAAGTTCAAAGGTATCATGCGCTCATTGGGAGGTTTTTTGAAAAGTCTTTCCAAGTTTAGTTTCAGTGAAATTTTAGAACGTTCTAAAGTGGTGATGAATAAAATGGTTGATCCGTTTGATTCCTATTCGTTTTTACTGGAAGTGCAGAAGAAGTATAATATAAAAGTGATGTACTTTTTTTTGTTGGGTGATTATGGTGTGAACGATAAAAATCATCCTGCTAACAATAAGGATTTTCAGGTATTGATAAAGCATTTAGCAGATTATGCTAAGATTGGTATTCATCCGTCGTATCGTTCCAATAATAATTTAAATCAGTTGAAAATTGAAATCAACAGGTTGGCGAATATTACGCATAGAGATATTAAAAACAGCCGGCAACATTTTTCAATGATTTCTTTTCCTGAAACCTATCAGGCTTTATTGCAAGCCGGCATAGCAAATGATTATTCGATGGGTTATGGAAATTACAATGGTTTCAGAGCCTCCTATTGTATGCCGTATGTTTGGTATGATTTGGATTCGGAAGAAGAAACGAATCTTACTATTCATCCCTTCTGCATCGTTGAAACTACACTAAAATTTACTAATAAAGCCGATGTGAGTACTGCGATGAATTATGTAAAACCAATTATTGATGAAGTAAAGAAACATCAGGGTGAATTAGTCACCATTATACATAATGATACAATGGGAAGTGTTGATGAATGGAAGGGATGGACAACAGTTTATGAAGATATTATTAAAGCTGCAGTAGGAAAGGATTAA
- a CDS encoding phosphoglucomutase/phosphomannomutase family protein, protein MTKIKFGTDGWRAIIAKDFTEENVARVTEATANWLLKNFDKPSIVVGHDCRFAGELFAETVAKVCIAKNIKVYLAKDFVSTPMVSLGALKLKASLGVIITASHNPPSYNGFKLKGHYGGPLVPEKIQEVEDIIPDKCTINYNAVDLNDAKSKGLLEIAPLEDMYLKHVEEHFDIKAIKNSNLKLAYDSMYGAGQRIMKRLFPDIVHLHNDNNPGFHGQAPEPIHKNLLEFSELIKKDGKINCGLCTDGDADRIGLYDSKGNFVDSHHIILLLIKYLVEEKKYNGKLICAFSVTPRVKKLAEAYKLPLTITQIGFKYIAGYMVTEDVLLGGEESGGIAIKGHIPERDGIWMGLTIWEYMAKSGKTLEQLIDDLYKLTGRFVYERNDLHLDEVVKQRIIKECKEDKYKSFGSYKVEKLETIDGWKYYFENDQWMMIRASGTEPVLRIYAESDTIENTRKILKAAQDTLLG, encoded by the coding sequence ATGACAAAAATTAAGTTTGGAACCGACGGCTGGAGAGCCATTATCGCAAAAGATTTTACGGAAGAAAATGTAGCGCGTGTAACTGAAGCAACGGCTAATTGGTTATTGAAAAATTTCGATAAGCCAAGTATTGTTGTGGGACATGATTGCCGTTTCGCCGGAGAATTATTTGCTGAAACAGTTGCTAAAGTTTGTATCGCCAAAAACATTAAAGTTTATTTAGCGAAGGATTTCGTGAGTACACCTATGGTTTCTTTGGGGGCACTCAAATTAAAAGCTTCTTTAGGAGTTATCATCACGGCAAGTCACAATCCGCCTTCTTATAATGGATTTAAACTAAAGGGTCATTATGGCGGACCATTAGTACCTGAGAAAATACAAGAAGTAGAAGATATAATTCCTGATAAATGCACTATCAATTACAATGCGGTTGATTTAAATGATGCAAAATCTAAAGGCTTATTAGAAATTGCTCCGCTGGAGGATATGTATTTAAAACATGTGGAAGAGCATTTCGACATCAAAGCTATTAAGAATTCGAATTTAAAATTGGCTTATGACAGTATGTACGGAGCCGGTCAGCGCATTATGAAGCGTTTGTTTCCGGATATTGTGCATTTACATAATGATAATAATCCCGGGTTTCACGGACAAGCACCGGAACCGATTCATAAAAATTTATTAGAGTTTAGTGAATTAATAAAGAAGGACGGAAAAATTAATTGTGGTTTATGTACCGATGGTGATGCCGACCGGATTGGATTATACGACAGCAAAGGAAACTTTGTGGACTCTCACCACATCATTTTGTTATTGATAAAATATTTAGTGGAGGAGAAAAAGTACAACGGAAAATTGATTTGTGCATTCTCGGTAACTCCGCGCGTGAAGAAATTAGCGGAAGCCTATAAATTACCTTTAACCATTACGCAAATTGGATTTAAATACATTGCCGGTTATATGGTAACGGAAGATGTTTTGTTGGGAGGTGAAGAGAGTGGAGGTATTGCCATTAAAGGACACATTCCGGAGCGTGATGGTATTTGGATGGGTTTAACCATTTGGGAATACATGGCAAAGAGCGGTAAAACATTAGAACAGCTAATCGACGACTTATATAAGTTAACCGGTCGTTTTGTATATGAGCGTAACGATTTGCATTTGGATGAAGTGGTTAAACAAAGAATCATTAAAGAGTGTAAGGAAGATAAATACAAAAGCTTTGGCTCTTATAAGGTTGAAAAATTGGAAACCATCGATGGTTGGAAGTATTATTTTGAAAACGATCAATGGATGATGATTCGCGCCAGCGGAACTGAACCTGTTCTTAGAATCTATGCTGAAAGTGATACGATTGAAAACACGCGTAAAATCCTGAAGGCAGCTCAGGATACCTTATTAGGTTAA
- the mltG gene encoding endolytic transglycosylase MltG gives MAFGRKLISKLIVLLVLAGVGFGSYWAYINLYKPNVNTEGKNYKYVFIPKDADYQLLLEILYNENIIENHASFEFMAKRMELDKNVHPGKFKVTNGMNNRQIILMLKNNRQEKIKLTFNSQIHNLDEFAEYLDNKLELSYDEVEDFLHDDTRLEKEFGMDPDNVMALILNNVYDVSWAVTVDELFTEIKEHFDSVFTKARKEKAAKIGFTLPEIVTIASIVQSESGIYSEQQKIAGVYINRVKKDMLLQADPTLKFANKNFEVQRVTNADKEIDSPYNTYKYKGLPPGPICLVNTQSIDAVLNYTKHNFIFFCARPDFSGYSDFAATYEQHQRNADAYQKALNKKGIMR, from the coding sequence ATGGCCTTCGGTAGAAAACTAATTTCAAAATTAATCGTGCTGCTTGTATTGGCAGGTGTTGGTTTTGGCAGCTATTGGGCTTATATTAATTTGTATAAGCCGAATGTTAATACAGAAGGTAAAAACTACAAGTATGTTTTTATTCCCAAGGATGCCGATTATCAATTATTATTAGAGATTTTATACAATGAAAACATCATTGAGAATCATGCTTCATTCGAGTTTATGGCTAAGCGAATGGAGTTGGATAAAAATGTACATCCAGGTAAATTTAAAGTCACAAATGGTATGAATAATCGTCAGATTATTCTCATGTTAAAGAACAACCGTCAGGAAAAAATAAAATTAACTTTCAATTCTCAGATTCATAATCTGGATGAGTTTGCAGAATACCTGGATAATAAACTCGAATTAAGTTATGATGAAGTAGAAGACTTTTTACACGATGATACACGTTTAGAAAAGGAATTTGGCATGGATCCGGATAATGTGATGGCACTTATATTAAACAATGTGTATGATGTAAGTTGGGCTGTTACTGTTGACGAATTATTTACTGAAATAAAGGAACATTTTGACTCTGTTTTCACGAAAGCGCGCAAGGAAAAAGCCGCTAAAATCGGATTTACCTTACCGGAGATTGTAACGATTGCTTCTATAGTTCAAAGCGAAAGTGGCATTTACAGCGAACAGCAAAAGATTGCAGGCGTTTACATTAATCGTGTAAAAAAGGATATGCTTTTACAAGCCGATCCAACATTAAAATTTGCCAATAAAAATTTTGAGGTGCAACGTGTAACGAATGCCGATAAGGAAATTGACTCTCCATATAACACCTATAAGTATAAAGGTTTACCTCCCGGACCAATTTGTTTGGTAAATACTCAATCGATAGATGCCGTTTTAAATTACACTAAGCATAACTTTATTTTCTTCTGTGCTCGTCCTGATTTTAGCGGATACAGCGATTTTGCCGCTACCTACGAACAGCATCAGCGTAACGCGGATGCTTATCAGAAAGCCTTGAATAAGAAGGGAATAATGCGTTAA
- a CDS encoding pilus assembly protein TadD yields MIILLNYQCKEPSGTKNTQTKTKDTLVYLNHSDTAHYVGINTCKLCHQDIYNSFIKTGMGQSFARATKEKSAADFSHPAIYDKYTDLHYTAFWKNDSLFFREFKIEKGDTVFQRTEQVNYIIGSGQHTNSHLQSVNGYMNQMPMTFYTQKKKWDLPPGFEDGHNTRFTRKIGLECMSCHNAFPDFELGSENKFNSVPEGINCERCHGPGSIHVAQRQSGSKVDTSKYIDYSIVNPSKLSIDRQFDVCMRCHLQGNAVLKEGKSFYDFKPGMKLSDFMTVFLPKYKNADDEFIMASHADRLKQSQCFIQSYEKSKDNKSLKPYKDALTCVTCHNPHVSVKETGKELFNTACNNCHGSGKKSILECTEKSVVKFRQSPNSKLPTPNCINCHMPSSGSIDIPHVTVHDHYIRKPITKKEKEKIKEFIGLFAINEKNPDALIRARAYINQFDKFEAKPEYLDSAAAILKDGTKDEILMNLHALLQLRFSQQDFNKIISYVTKVGERELIEKISKKSYDNIHAWSAYHIAEAYYNTGAMDKSVLWFKKACELALFNLEFRNKLGSAYMNTKNINAAREEFKYIVTQHPKNISGFTNLGFLELTQNEVKSAVEYYNKGLALDLDYEPLLFNVAGLKLYLKDKKGAIEIVERILKRNPDNQKAQQILAKLKSMS; encoded by the coding sequence TTGATAATTCTCCTTAATTATCAGTGTAAAGAACCGTCAGGCACAAAAAATACACAAACAAAAACTAAGGATACACTGGTTTATTTAAACCATAGCGATACGGCTCATTATGTTGGGATAAATACATGTAAACTTTGTCACCAGGATATTTACAACAGCTTTATTAAAACGGGGATGGGACAATCCTTTGCTCGCGCGACAAAAGAAAAATCAGCCGCAGATTTTAGTCACCCCGCCATTTATGATAAGTATACGGATTTACACTATACTGCCTTTTGGAAAAATGATAGTTTGTTTTTTAGAGAATTTAAGATTGAGAAAGGTGATACTGTATTCCAAAGAACCGAGCAGGTAAATTATATTATTGGCTCCGGACAACATACGAACTCGCATTTACAAAGTGTAAACGGTTATATGAATCAAATGCCTATGACTTTTTATACGCAAAAGAAGAAATGGGATTTGCCGCCGGGATTTGAAGATGGTCATAATACAAGGTTTACACGTAAAATCGGACTGGAATGCATGAGTTGTCATAATGCATTTCCGGATTTCGAGTTAGGTTCTGAAAATAAATTTAATTCGGTTCCGGAAGGAATAAATTGTGAACGTTGTCACGGTCCGGGTAGTATTCACGTTGCGCAACGACAAAGCGGAAGTAAAGTAGATACTTCAAAATATATTGATTACAGTATTGTCAATCCATCAAAGCTTTCCATCGATCGGCAATTCGATGTGTGTATGCGTTGCCATCTTCAGGGAAACGCTGTGTTGAAGGAAGGGAAATCATTTTACGACTTTAAGCCCGGTATGAAATTAAGTGATTTCATGACGGTTTTTTTACCCAAGTATAAAAATGCAGATGATGAATTCATTATGGCTTCTCATGCTGATAGATTAAAACAAAGCCAATGTTTTATTCAGTCTTACGAAAAATCAAAGGATAATAAATCTTTAAAGCCATACAAAGATGCTTTAACCTGTGTGACCTGTCATAATCCACATGTAAGTGTAAAAGAAACGGGCAAAGAACTATTTAATACAGCCTGCAATAATTGTCACGGTTCGGGTAAAAAATCAATACTGGAATGTACTGAAAAGTCAGTAGTCAAATTCAGACAATCTCCCAACTCTAAACTCCCAACTCCCAACTGTATTAATTGTCACATGCCTTCATCAGGCTCCATTGATATTCCACATGTAACTGTTCATGATCATTACATCCGTAAACCAATAACTAAAAAGGAAAAAGAAAAAATAAAAGAGTTCATTGGTTTATTTGCCATCAACGAAAAAAATCCGGATGCCTTAATACGTGCACGAGCCTATATAAATCAGTTCGATAAATTTGAAGCCAAGCCGGAATATTTGGATTCTGCTGCAGCAATATTAAAGGATGGAACTAAGGATGAGATTTTAATGAACTTACACGCTTTATTGCAATTGCGTTTCTCGCAACAAGACTTTAATAAAATAATCAGCTATGTGACGAAAGTAGGCGAGAGAGAACTCATTGAAAAAATCAGCAAGAAATCCTATGATAATATACACGCGTGGAGTGCCTACCATATCGCGGAAGCGTATTATAATACAGGCGCAATGGACAAGTCAGTCCTTTGGTTTAAGAAAGCCTGTGAATTAGCGCTCTTCAATCTTGAATTCAGAAATAAATTAGGCTCGGCCTATATGAATACTAAGAATATTAATGCTGCAAGAGAGGAATTTAAATATATAGTAACGCAACATCCTAAAAACATTTCAGGTTTCACAAATCTTGGTTTTTTAGAATTAACGCAAAATGAAGTAAAATCCGCAGTAGAGTATTACAATAAAGGCCTTGCACTAGATTTGGATTATGAACCTTTGTTGTTTAATGTGGCAGGATTAAAACTGTATCTAAAGGATAAAAAGGGAGCTATCGAAATTGTAGAGCGCATCTTAAAGCGTAATCCGGATAACCAAAAGGCACAACAAATTTTGGCCAAATTAAAAAGCATGTCTTAG
- a CDS encoding GNAT family N-acetyltransferase has product MFIKGENIYLRALEPSDVDVLYKWENNREIWHVSNTQTPFSRYVLEQFLVNAHEDIYTNKQLRLIISQHGNDAAVGAIDLFDFDPYHLRAGIGILISEEYRNKGYAYEALKLLKDYAFNTLLVKQLYANVTVNAPASLQLFEKSGFEKIGLKKQWNRSSANEFSDEWLLQLINQ; this is encoded by the coding sequence ATGTTTATCAAAGGAGAAAATATTTATTTAAGGGCTTTAGAGCCATCAGACGTTGACGTGCTTTATAAATGGGAGAACAACCGCGAAATTTGGCATGTGAGCAACACGCAAACTCCGTTTAGTCGTTATGTGCTCGAGCAATTTTTAGTGAATGCGCATGAAGATATTTATACAAATAAACAATTGCGCTTGATTATTTCACAACACGGAAATGATGCGGCAGTTGGAGCTATCGACTTATTTGATTTTGATCCGTATCATTTGCGTGCAGGCATTGGCATTTTAATCAGCGAAGAATACAGAAATAAAGGCTATGCCTACGAAGCTCTAAAACTTTTGAAAGATTATGCTTTCAATACTTTATTGGTAAAGCAACTTTATGCCAATGTAACGGTTAATGCTCCCGCTAGTTTGCAATTGTTTGAAAAATCCGGATTTGAAAAAATTGGTTTAAAAAAACAATGGAATCGTTCTTCTGCCAATGAATTTAGCGATGAGTGGTTACTACAGTTGATTAATCAGTAA
- a CDS encoding diaminopimelate epimerase — translation MQLQFYKYQGTGNDFILIDNRKNEIQLNNEQVKWLCDRRFGIGADGLMLLELEPGADFKMVYFNSDGNQSTMCGNGGRCITAFAKKMGLINDRTKFIAIDGVHEAVIHEGFVSLKMNDVKSIENNGDHYFLNTGSPHYVKFVDDVNSYNVFEEGKKIRNNERFAEEGTNVNFIEKKEDSVFVRTYERGVEDETLSCGTGVTASALVAAISGASTGKNYCKISTLGGDLRVKFDKVLETNFYNIWLEGPAEFVFEGRIEVKE, via the coding sequence ATGCAATTGCAGTTTTATAAATATCAAGGTACCGGCAACGATTTTATTTTAATTGATAATCGTAAAAACGAAATTCAATTAAATAACGAGCAGGTAAAATGGTTATGTGACCGTCGCTTTGGTATTGGTGCAGATGGATTAATGCTTCTGGAATTGGAACCCGGCGCTGATTTTAAAATGGTATATTTTAACAGTGATGGTAATCAAAGTACCATGTGCGGCAATGGTGGTAGATGTATTACTGCTTTTGCAAAAAAGATGGGGCTTATCAATGACAGAACCAAATTCATTGCTATTGATGGTGTACATGAGGCTGTAATTCATGAAGGATTTGTTTCTTTAAAGATGAACGATGTGAAGAGTATTGAGAATAACGGCGATCATTATTTCCTGAACACAGGTTCTCCGCATTACGTGAAATTTGTTGACGATGTAAATTCGTACAATGTATTTGAAGAAGGAAAAAAAATCCGCAATAATGAACGTTTTGCTGAAGAAGGCACTAATGTGAACTTTATTGAGAAAAAAGAGGATTCTGTTTTTGTTCGGACTTACGAACGAGGTGTGGAGGATGAAACTTTATCCTGCGGTACAGGCGTAACTGCATCCGCACTGGTTGCAGCCATCAGCGGCGCTTCTACCGGAAAAAACTATTGCAAAATCTCAACTTTAGGTGGCGACCTTCGTGTAAAATTCGATAAGGTTTTGGAAACTAATTTTTATAACATTTGGTTGGAAGGTCCGGCCGAATTTGTTTTTGAAGGTCGTATTGAAGTTAAAGAATAA
- a CDS encoding Do family serine endopeptidase, with translation MKSLVSTAIAATFGGFIALGSVYLITEKTAKHNLTAQAASNSPVKLTSYTGNMMSSNPDFVLAAEKSLNTVVHIKTTTARNNNLSYNPFEQFFYGHSGGQPYIQEGSGSGVILSEDGYVVTNNHVVNGADEIDVMLNDKRNYKAEVIGTDPSTDLALLKIKEKNLPFIGYGNSDNIKIGEWVLAVGNPFNLNSTVTAGIISAKGRGNIIEGNRGSGQFPIESFIQTDAAINPGNSGGALVNTDGELVGINTAIMSSNGAYQGYAFAIPVNIVKKVVSDLIEYGTVQRAYIGVSINDIDSKFAEQKNLKQLKGAYINGLTSNGAAENAGIKIGDVITSVENNKVNSVSELQEQISKYRPGNKVNVTVMRENKEISIPVTLTNIKNSTEVIKKAEPVLTSVNSLGATFEEVDKEYLAKFRLENGVKIAKLTGGKLAGVGMKEGFIITSINKKKVYTTADIQKMLEGKSGSVLVEGVYPNGMIASYGFGL, from the coding sequence ATGAAAAGCTTAGTTTCAACCGCTATCGCTGCCACTTTTGGTGGTTTTATAGCCTTAGGAAGTGTTTACTTGATTACTGAAAAAACCGCTAAACATAATCTCACGGCACAGGCTGCATCCAACTCACCGGTTAAGCTAACCTCTTATACCGGCAATATGATGAGCAGCAATCCTGACTTTGTTTTAGCCGCCGAAAAATCATTAAATACCGTGGTTCACATCAAGACTACCACGGCCCGTAATAACAATTTAAGCTACAATCCATTTGAACAATTCTTTTATGGCCATAGTGGCGGACAACCATATATACAGGAAGGAAGCGGATCGGGAGTAATATTGTCGGAAGACGGTTATGTTGTTACCAATAACCACGTAGTAAACGGAGCCGATGAAATTGATGTGATGTTAAATGACAAACGTAATTACAAAGCCGAGGTAATTGGTACCGACCCAAGCACAGACCTCGCACTTCTTAAAATAAAAGAGAAAAATCTGCCATTCATTGGTTATGGGAACAGTGATAATATTAAAATTGGGGAATGGGTTTTAGCAGTTGGAAATCCTTTTAATTTAAATTCAACAGTTACAGCCGGAATTATCAGCGCTAAAGGACGCGGCAATATCATTGAAGGTAATCGCGGAAGCGGACAATTCCCAATTGAGTCGTTTATTCAAACTGATGCGGCTATTAATCCAGGCAACAGTGGCGGAGCATTGGTAAATACGGATGGAGAATTAGTAGGAATAAATACCGCTATTATGTCGAGCAATGGTGCTTACCAAGGTTATGCTTTTGCTATTCCGGTTAACATTGTAAAAAAAGTGGTTTCTGATTTGATTGAATATGGAACAGTACAACGCGCCTATATCGGTGTTAGCATTAATGACATTGATTCGAAATTTGCAGAGCAAAAAAATCTAAAGCAGTTAAAAGGTGCCTACATTAACGGACTTACCTCTAATGGTGCGGCTGAAAATGCGGGTATTAAGATTGGTGACGTTATCACAAGCGTAGAAAACAACAAAGTAAATAGCGTATCCGAATTACAAGAACAAATTAGTAAATACCGTCCTGGTAATAAAGTAAATGTTACAGTTATGAGAGAGAATAAAGAAATAAGCATACCGGTTACTTTAACCAATATAAAAAACAGCACAGAAGTGATTAAAAAAGCAGAACCTGTTTTAACTAGCGTAAATAGTTTGGGAGCCACTTTTGAAGAAGTAGACAAAGAGTATCTTGCAAAATTCAGATTAGAAAACGGCGTGAAGATTGCCAAATTAACAGGAGGCAAGTTAGCCGGTGTGGGAATGAAAGAAGGATTTATTATCACCTCCATTAACAAGAAAAAAGTATACACAACAGCTGACATTCAAAAAATGCTTGAAGGAAAAAGTGGAAGTGTATTGGTAGAGGGCGTTTATCCTAATGGCATGATCGCTTCGTACGGATTTGGATTATAG